Proteins from one Deinococcus sp. AB2017081 genomic window:
- a CDS encoding GntR family transcriptional regulator, translating to MTNDGELLGLLRAGLEPNGSRPPYAQLHAALAHAIERGILRPGDPLPTVRALAADLGLAVNTVAKTYTALKHDGLTENRAGAGTTVARAAWSGTLDTREALLRWQQHTRNLLEAGVSAGALRTALDESTMGNVSPDGQDSGL from the coding sequence ATGACGAATGACGGCGAACTGCTTGGCCTGCTCCGGGCCGGCCTCGAGCCGAACGGGTCGCGTCCCCCCTACGCACAGCTCCACGCCGCCCTGGCCCACGCCATCGAGCGCGGCATACTGCGTCCCGGCGATCCTCTGCCCACCGTGCGCGCACTGGCCGCCGATCTGGGGCTGGCCGTGAACACCGTGGCAAAGACCTACACGGCCCTGAAACACGATGGGCTGACCGAGAACCGCGCCGGGGCCGGGACGACGGTCGCCAGGGCGGCATGGAGCGGCACTCTGGACACCCGCGAGGCCCTGCTCCGCTGGCAGCAGCACACGCGCAACCTGCTGGAAGCAGGGGTCTCGGCAGGGGCGCTGAGAACAGCGCTGGATGAGTCCACGATGGGCAACGTGTCACCGGACGGTCAGGACTCCGGTCTATAA
- the tkt gene encoding transketolase, with amino-acid sequence MSTDVPQLSVNTIRTLSIDGVQAANSGHPGAPLGAAPMAYVVWQDFLRFNPQNPEWAGRDRFVLSAGHASMLIYSLLHLTGYDMPLQELKDFRQWGSKTPGHPEFFHTPGLDATTGPLGQGAAMTVGMAMAQAHLAARYNRPDFPIFDSHIYSILGDGDLQEGVNHESAALAGHLKLGRLIWLHDDNQVQLDTATDKAESEDTAERYRSYGWEVLRVEDGNNLDEIRQAITVAKNNTSQPTLIQVRTVIGFGSPKAGTSKAHGEPLGEAGVTATKQALGWDYPPFTVPDEVAAHMNATERGATLESEWNALMDGYRAAHPDLGREVDALLARELPANLSEALPSYEVGGKAIATRSASGEVINALAKVIPGLMGGSADLSGSTKTTITDGGVLDHDNYAGRNVYFGVREFGMAAAGNGLSLFGGLRPLVGTFLVFADYLKPAFRLSAIQMQPVTYVLTHDSIGLGEDGPTHQPIDQLAMLRAVPGAHVIRPADANETAAAWAMALEYDKGPTALALSRQDLPILPRNHAGVKKGAYVVHDAEGGSAQVILIASGSEVSLAIDAAQALKAEGIGARVVSMPCMEVFREQDQAYRDQVLTPGVKRVAIEAASKQPWYEWTQGGPVIGMDTFGASAPAKVLFEKFGFSVENVIKVVRGVL; translated from the coding sequence ATGTCAACTGACGTGCCGCAGCTGAGTGTCAACACCATCCGCACGCTGTCCATCGACGGGGTGCAGGCCGCCAACAGCGGTCACCCCGGCGCGCCACTGGGGGCCGCCCCGATGGCCTACGTGGTCTGGCAGGACTTCCTGCGCTTCAACCCGCAGAATCCCGAGTGGGCCGGGCGTGACCGCTTCGTGCTGTCGGCCGGGCACGCCAGCATGCTGATCTACTCGCTGCTGCATCTGACCGGCTACGACATGCCGCTGCAGGAGCTCAAGGACTTCCGGCAGTGGGGCAGCAAGACGCCGGGCCATCCGGAGTTCTTCCACACGCCCGGCCTGGACGCCACCACCGGCCCACTGGGTCAGGGCGCCGCGATGACCGTCGGCATGGCGATGGCGCAGGCACACCTCGCCGCCCGCTACAACCGTCCGGACTTCCCCATCTTCGACAGCCACATCTACTCGATCCTCGGGGACGGTGACCTGCAGGAAGGCGTGAACCACGAGTCGGCCGCGCTGGCCGGACACCTGAAACTGGGCCGGCTGATCTGGCTGCACGACGACAACCAGGTGCAGCTCGACACCGCCACCGACAAGGCCGAGTCCGAGGACACCGCCGAGCGCTACCGCTCCTACGGCTGGGAAGTCCTGAGGGTCGAGGACGGCAACAACCTGGACGAGATCCGGCAGGCGATCACGGTGGCGAAGAACAACACCTCGCAGCCCACGCTGATCCAGGTGCGTACCGTGATCGGCTTCGGCAGCCCCAAGGCCGGCACCAGCAAGGCCCACGGCGAGCCGCTGGGCGAGGCCGGCGTCACCGCGACCAAGCAGGCCCTGGGCTGGGACTACCCGCCCTTCACCGTGCCCGACGAGGTCGCCGCCCACATGAACGCCACGGAGCGCGGCGCGACGCTGGAGAGCGAGTGGAATGCCCTGATGGACGGCTACCGCGCCGCGCACCCGGATCTGGGCAGGGAAGTTGATGCCCTGCTGGCCCGCGAACTGCCCGCCAACCTGAGCGAGGCGCTGCCCAGCTACGAGGTCGGCGGCAAGGCCATCGCCACCCGCAGCGCCAGCGGCGAGGTCATCAATGCCCTGGCGAAGGTGATCCCGGGTCTGATGGGCGGCAGCGCCGACCTGTCCGGCAGCACCAAGACGACCATCACGGACGGCGGCGTGCTCGACCACGACAACTATGCCGGGCGCAACGTGTACTTCGGCGTCCGCGAGTTCGGCATGGCCGCCGCCGGCAACGGCCTGAGCCTGTTCGGCGGTCTGCGCCCCCTGGTGGGCACCTTCCTGGTGTTCGCGGACTACCTCAAGCCCGCGTTCCGCCTGTCGGCCATCCAGATGCAGCCCGTCACGTACGTCCTGACCCACGACTCGATCGGTCTGGGCGAGGACGGCCCCACGCACCAGCCGATCGACCAGCTCGCCATGCTGCGTGCCGTACCCGGTGCCCACGTGATCCGCCCCGCCGACGCCAACGAGACCGCCGCTGCGTGGGCCATGGCCCTGGAGTACGACAAGGGGCCGACCGCCCTGGCCCTGTCCCGCCAGGATCTGCCCATCCTGCCGCGCAACCATGCCGGCGTGAAGAAGGGCGCGTATGTCGTCCACGACGCCGAGGGCGGCAGCGCCCAGGTCATCCTGATCGCCTCGGGCAGTGAGGTCAGCCTGGCCATCGACGCGGCGCAGGCCCTGAAGGCCGAGGGCATCGGGGCCCGTGTGGTCTCCATGCCGTGCATGGAGGTCTTCCGCGAGCAGGATCAGGCCTACCGCGATCAGGTGCTCACCCCCGGCGTGAAGCGCGTGGCCATCGAGGCCGCCAGCAAGCAGCCGTGGTACGAGTGGACGCAGGGCGGCCCCGTGATCGGCATGGACACCTTCGGCGCGTCCGCCCCCGCCAAGGTGCTCTTCGAAAAGTTCGGCTTCAGCGTCGAGAACGTCATCAAGGTCGTCCGGGGCGTGCTGTAA
- the aceF gene encoding dihydrolipoyllysine-residue acetyltransferase: MATELKLPDVGDNIEQGTVVTVLVKPGDTINAGDPIIEIETDKAVVEVPAEAGGTVEAVSVKVGDTVKVGGVIATLGGDTAGAPAGVPAASPSQGGGDQAAQAESTGTSSDGGQAKDVAQAQQAAQKEQAGTTSPAASASAAAPAAPSAQPPSAGAQITLPDVGDNIEQGTVVTVLVKEGDTVSEGQPVIEIETDKAVVEVPANAGGTVQSVAVKVGDTVKVGGVIATLGGGSAPASAPAPAAAPAPAPAAPAAPAQPAAVSTGEQPAAQFPKAQGTQNPQTFDGRTVVPAAPSVRRLAREIGVDIHAVHGTGIAGRISEEDVRRTGGTPTVTAPAAAAGQVAAPAAAAPAVAAMPLPNFEKWGTVTREDMSGIRRATVRSMTASTLIPMVTHFDKADVTEMEETRKRFGARVEKAGGKLTMTHILMKVVANALRKFPKFGASLDLDAQQVIFKDYVNIGVAVDTPVGLLVPVVKDADRKSITELVLELSELAGRARDRKLKPDEMQGATFTISNLGGIGGHAFTPIVNSPEVAILGVSRGGMEPVWNKEKGEFEPRNMLPLSLTYDHRLIDGADAARFVRFICESLEDPFLISL, from the coding sequence ATGGCCACTGAACTGAAACTGCCCGACGTGGGCGACAACATCGAACAGGGAACGGTCGTGACCGTGCTCGTGAAGCCCGGCGACACCATCAACGCGGGCGACCCCATCATCGAGATCGAGACCGACAAGGCCGTCGTGGAGGTGCCCGCCGAGGCGGGCGGCACGGTGGAGGCGGTGAGCGTGAAGGTGGGCGACACCGTGAAGGTCGGCGGCGTCATTGCCACACTGGGCGGCGACACTGCGGGAGCCCCCGCTGGCGTGCCGGCCGCGTCGCCCAGCCAGGGCGGCGGCGATCAGGCCGCGCAGGCGGAGAGCACCGGCACGTCCAGCGACGGCGGGCAGGCGAAGGACGTGGCCCAGGCGCAACAGGCCGCGCAGAAGGAACAGGCCGGGACAACCTCTCCTGCGGCCAGCGCCTCTGCCGCCGCGCCTGCTGCTCCCAGCGCTCAGCCCCCCTCAGCGGGCGCACAGATCACGCTGCCGGACGTGGGCGACAACATCGAGCAGGGCACGGTCGTCACGGTGCTCGTGAAGGAAGGCGACACGGTCAGCGAGGGCCAGCCCGTCATCGAGATCGAGACGGACAAGGCGGTCGTGGAGGTGCCCGCCAACGCCGGCGGCACCGTGCAGAGCGTGGCCGTGAAGGTCGGCGACACCGTGAAGGTGGGCGGCGTGATCGCCACGCTGGGTGGTGGCAGCGCTCCGGCGAGCGCGCCCGCCCCGGCCGCTGCTCCCGCACCCGCCCCCGCGGCTCCGGCTGCTCCCGCCCAGCCCGCCGCCGTGAGCACGGGCGAGCAGCCCGCCGCGCAGTTCCCGAAGGCGCAGGGCACGCAGAACCCGCAGACCTTCGACGGTCGCACCGTGGTGCCCGCCGCGCCCAGCGTCCGCCGCCTGGCGCGCGAGATCGGCGTGGACATCCACGCGGTTCACGGCACCGGGATCGCCGGCCGCATTTCAGAGGAGGACGTGCGCCGCACGGGCGGCACGCCCACCGTGACCGCGCCCGCCGCCGCTGCCGGTCAGGTCGCCGCGCCCGCCGCCGCTGCTCCGGCCGTGGCCGCCATGCCCCTTCCGAACTTCGAGAAGTGGGGCACCGTCACCCGCGAGGACATGAGCGGCATCCGCAGGGCCACCGTGCGCTCCATGACCGCCAGCACCCTCATCCCCATGGTCACGCACTTCGACAAGGCTGACGTGACCGAGATGGAGGAGACGCGCAAACGCTTTGGCGCGCGCGTGGAGAAGGCCGGCGGCAAGCTGACCATGACCCACATCCTGATGAAGGTCGTGGCGAACGCCCTGCGCAAGTTCCCCAAGTTCGGCGCGAGCCTCGACCTCGACGCGCAGCAGGTCATCTTCAAGGACTACGTGAACATCGGCGTGGCCGTCGACACGCCTGTAGGCCTGCTCGTGCCGGTGGTCAAGGACGCCGACCGCAAGAGCATCACGGAACTCGTGCTGGAACTCTCGGAACTCGCCGGCCGCGCCCGCGACCGCAAGCTCAAGCCCGACGAGATGCAGGGCGCGACCTTCACGATCTCGAACCTCGGCGGCATCGGTGGGCATGCCTTTACCCCCATCGTGAACAGCCCCGAGGTCGCGATCCTCGGCGTCAGCCGCGGCGGCATGGAGCCGGTGTGGAACAAGGAGAAGGGCGAGTTTGAGCCGCGCAACATGCTGCCGCTCAGCCTGACCTACGACCACCGCCTGATCGACGGCGCAGACGCCGCCCGCTTCGTGCGCTTCATCTGCGAGAGCCTGGAAGACCCGTTCCTGATCTCGCTGTAA
- the aceE gene encoding pyruvate dehydrogenase (acetyl-transferring), homodimeric type — protein MTTSPPNRPPRTGLPAQQRQQLNEVEKKEWLDSLAYVFADAGDNRAAELLEELDHYAYFHGAPITFKQNTPYINTIDADQQPEYPGDPEIERKIRNIIRWNAVVMVIKANKKSDGIGGHLSTYASAAELLEVGFNHFFRGHGAGQDRDLIFYQGHASPGVYARSFLEGRFDEARMNRFRRELQPDGAGLSSYPHPWLMPDYWEFPTVSMGLGPIQAIYQARFIKYLENRELKPKGDAKVWAFLGDGEMDEPQSIGAIRFAAYENLDNLIFVLNANLQRLDGPVRANSKVIQEFEALFRGAGWNVIKVIWDSKWDELLQKDYNGTIVKRFELLVDGESQRYAAFGGKELREKFFNTPELKALIEGWSDADLELLNRGGHDIHKIYAAYASAVKHKGSPTIIIPRTIKGYGLGESAQARNVAHQVKKLDFSTLKDLRDLLELPLTDEQVEHMEYYHPGPDSAEVKYALERRAALGGTIPARRVEYPHPTIPNGEFYEEFAKGSGDRQVSTTMAAVQIISKLLRDKEIGKYIVPIVPDEARTFGMDALVPRIGIYSPRGQTYTPVDSGSLMAYKESVNGQMLEEGITEDGAMSSWIAAGTAYAHHGVPTIPFFVLYSMFGMQRVGDLVWAAADQRARGFILGATAGRTTLAGEGLQHQDGNSHLQAYVVPNLKTYDPAFAYELAVIVESGIQRMYVDGIDEFYYVTIDNENEVQPAMPDDGRSHEEIREGIVRGLYRYQKSGNTKAKLRAQLLAGGPAMGAAQEAVKALEAYGVAADLWSVTSYKELHQDALLAQRHNMLHPTAEPRVPYVAQQLSRENAPGVLISVSDYMKLGADGLNGHLDRKLWTLGTDGFGRSEAREELRDFFEVDTKHVVLATLYALQRDGKIKGDVVAKAIADLGIDPERDAPVLR, from the coding sequence ATGACGACATCTCCGCCGAACCGGCCGCCCCGTACCGGTCTTCCTGCCCAGCAGCGGCAGCAGCTGAACGAGGTCGAGAAGAAGGAATGGCTCGACTCGCTGGCGTACGTGTTCGCCGACGCGGGCGACAACCGCGCGGCGGAGCTGCTGGAGGAACTCGATCACTACGCGTACTTCCACGGCGCGCCGATCACCTTCAAGCAGAACACGCCGTACATCAACACCATCGACGCCGACCAGCAGCCGGAGTACCCGGGCGACCCGGAGATCGAGCGGAAGATCCGCAACATCATCCGCTGGAACGCCGTGGTCATGGTCATCAAGGCGAACAAGAAGAGTGATGGCATCGGCGGGCACCTCTCGACGTACGCCAGCGCGGCCGAGCTGCTGGAGGTGGGCTTCAACCACTTCTTCCGCGGGCACGGCGCGGGGCAGGATCGCGACCTGATCTTCTACCAGGGTCACGCGAGCCCCGGCGTGTACGCCCGCTCGTTCCTGGAGGGCCGTTTCGACGAGGCCCGCATGAACCGCTTCCGCCGCGAGCTCCAGCCGGACGGCGCGGGCCTGAGCTCCTACCCGCACCCGTGGCTGATGCCCGACTACTGGGAGTTCCCGACGGTCAGCATGGGCCTGGGCCCCATCCAGGCGATCTACCAGGCGCGGTTTATCAAGTATCTGGAGAACCGCGAACTGAAGCCGAAGGGCGACGCGAAGGTCTGGGCGTTCCTGGGCGACGGCGAGATGGACGAGCCGCAGAGCATCGGCGCGATCCGCTTCGCCGCGTACGAGAACCTCGACAACCTGATCTTCGTGCTGAACGCCAACCTCCAGCGCCTCGACGGGCCGGTGCGCGCGAACTCCAAGGTCATCCAGGAGTTCGAGGCGCTGTTCCGCGGCGCGGGCTGGAACGTGATCAAAGTCATCTGGGACAGCAAGTGGGACGAATTGCTCCAGAAGGACTACAACGGCACCATCGTCAAGCGTTTCGAACTGCTCGTGGACGGCGAGTCGCAGCGCTACGCGGCCTTCGGCGGCAAGGAGCTGCGCGAGAAGTTCTTCAACACGCCCGAGCTCAAGGCCCTGATCGAGGGCTGGAGCGACGCCGACCTGGAACTCCTGAACCGCGGCGGGCACGACATCCACAAGATCTACGCGGCGTACGCGTCGGCCGTGAAGCACAAGGGCAGCCCGACCATCATCATCCCGCGCACCATCAAGGGCTACGGCCTCGGCGAGAGCGCCCAGGCGCGCAACGTGGCGCACCAGGTCAAGAAGCTGGACTTTTCCACCCTGAAGGATCTGCGCGACCTGCTGGAACTCCCGCTGACCGACGAGCAGGTCGAGCACATGGAGTACTACCACCCCGGCCCGGACAGCGCCGAGGTGAAGTACGCCCTGGAACGCCGCGCGGCGCTCGGCGGCACCATTCCCGCCCGCAGGGTCGAGTACCCGCACCCCACCATCCCGAACGGCGAGTTCTACGAGGAGTTCGCCAAGGGCAGCGGCGACCGGCAGGTGAGCACGACCATGGCGGCCGTGCAGATCATCTCCAAGCTGCTGCGCGACAAGGAGATCGGCAAGTACATCGTGCCGATCGTGCCCGACGAGGCCCGCACCTTCGGCATGGACGCCCTGGTGCCGCGCATCGGCATCTACAGCCCGCGCGGGCAGACGTACACGCCCGTCGACTCCGGCTCGCTCATGGCATACAAGGAGAGCGTCAACGGCCAGATGCTCGAGGAAGGCATCACCGAGGACGGCGCGATGTCGTCGTGGATCGCGGCGGGCACCGCGTACGCGCACCACGGCGTGCCGACCATTCCGTTCTTCGTGCTGTACTCGATGTTCGGCATGCAGCGCGTCGGCGACCTCGTGTGGGCCGCCGCCGACCAGCGCGCCCGCGGCTTCATCCTGGGCGCGACCGCCGGGCGCACCACCCTGGCGGGCGAGGGCCTCCAGCACCAGGACGGCAACAGCCACCTGCAGGCGTACGTCGTGCCGAATCTCAAGACCTACGACCCGGCCTTCGCGTACGAACTCGCCGTGATCGTCGAGAGCGGCATCCAGCGCATGTACGTGGACGGCATCGACGAGTTCTACTACGTCACCATCGACAACGAGAACGAGGTGCAGCCGGCCATGCCCGACGACGGGCGCAGCCACGAGGAGATCCGCGAGGGCATCGTGCGCGGCCTGTACCGCTACCAGAAGAGCGGCAACACCAAGGCCAAGCTGCGCGCGCAGCTCCTGGCGGGCGGCCCGGCCATGGGCGCGGCTCAGGAGGCCGTCAAGGCGCTCGAAGCCTACGGCGTCGCCGCCGACCTGTGGTCGGTCACGAGCTACAAGGAACTCCACCAGGACGCCCTGCTCGCCCAGCGCCACAACATGCTGCACCCCACCGCCGAGCCCCGCGTGCCCTACGTGGCCCAGCAGCTGAGCCGCGAGAACGCCCCCGGCGTCCTGATCTCCGTCAGCGACTACATGAAGCTCGGCGCGGACGGCCTGAACGGGCACCTCGACCGCAAGCTGTGGACGCTCGGCACCGACGGCTTCGGCCGCTCGGAAGCCCGCGAGGAACTGCGCGACTTCTTCGAGGTGGACACCAAGCACGTCGTCCTGGCCACCCTGTACGCCCTCCAGCGCGACGGCAAGATCAAGGGTGACGTGGTCGCCAAGGCGATCGCCGACCTGGGCATCGACCCGGAACGCGACGCGCCGGTGCTGCGCTGA
- the yedA gene encoding drug/metabolite exporter YedA — MTGVSAAAPTRPAVTTAVLIALGVVYLVWGSTYFAIKVAIGSIPPLGMLAVRFLVAGALLYGVLRWRGLPAPTRQQWGWSAVIGTLLLGGGTGFVTLAERDASSSVAALMIAVSPLFAALFASLWGEKTTRREWLGIGVGLIGIVLLNLGELRATPTAALLLILAPICWTFGSQWSRHLTLPAGMMNSAAQMLTGGAVLTVLSLLFREPWGTPTTASMWAVAYLIVFGGVLAYSAYTYLVAHARPALATSYAYVNPVVAILLGVFVGGEHVGPLGWVALGVIVAGVVLVAWPGEKR, encoded by the coding sequence ATGACCGGCGTGTCCGCCGCCGCCCCCACCCGCCCCGCCGTGACCACCGCCGTCCTGATCGCGCTGGGCGTGGTGTACCTTGTGTGGGGCAGCACGTACTTCGCCATCAAGGTCGCCATCGGCAGCATTCCGCCGCTGGGCATGCTCGCCGTGCGCTTCCTGGTCGCTGGGGCGCTGCTGTACGGCGTCCTGCGGTGGCGTGGTCTGCCCGCCCCCACCCGGCAGCAGTGGGGGTGGAGCGCCGTGATCGGCACGCTGCTCCTCGGCGGGGGCACCGGCTTCGTCACGCTGGCTGAACGCGACGCCAGCTCCAGCGTCGCCGCCCTGATGATCGCCGTCTCGCCGCTCTTCGCCGCCCTCTTCGCCTCCCTGTGGGGCGAGAAGACCACCCGGCGCGAGTGGCTCGGCATCGGCGTGGGGCTCATCGGGATCGTCCTGCTGAACCTCGGCGAGCTGCGCGCCACGCCCACCGCCGCCCTGCTGCTGATCCTCGCGCCCATCTGCTGGACGTTCGGCAGCCAGTGGTCACGGCACCTGACCCTCCCCGCCGGCATGATGAACAGCGCCGCGCAGATGCTCACCGGCGGGGCCGTCCTGACCGTCCTGAGCCTGCTGTTCCGCGAACCGTGGGGCACGCCCACCACCGCGAGCATGTGGGCCGTCGCGTACCTGATCGTGTTCGGCGGCGTCCTCGCGTACTCCGCGTACACGTACCTCGTCGCGCACGCCCGGCCCGCGCTGGCCACGAGCTACGCGTACGTGAACCCGGTCGTGGCGATCCTGCTGGGCGTGTTCGTGGGCGGGGAGCACGTCGGGCCGCTGGGTTGGGTGGCGCTGGGGGTCATCGTGGCGGGGGTCGTGCTGGTGGCGTGGCCGGGGGAGAAGCGGTAG
- a CDS encoding LysR family transcriptional regulator, translated as MELRHLRHFVALAEEEHFGRAAERVFVVQQALSNSIRNLEDEVGVPLVLRTTRRVQLTPAGQEFLIGARQTLALAGQTVERARRAARGEVGRLTIGFVSGLAFGGLPEIVRRFRELFPNVSVDLRELTAQEQEAALRGGQIDVGLMLLPVRDPSLDSRPLWRQPLVAALPAEHALARRRKLKISDLQGESFVFFPRQIRATYFDQVMRWCASAGFTPHVVQEAIEVPTLLSLVAAGIGVFLPIEFFSRLSLPGVVYRPIEGAPIVEIVAVWSRSEGRSPVVRAFLSVAEDVLGAAGGS; from the coding sequence ATCGAGCTCAGGCACCTGAGGCATTTCGTCGCGCTGGCCGAGGAGGAGCACTTCGGGCGGGCGGCGGAGCGGGTGTTCGTGGTGCAGCAGGCGCTGTCGAACTCCATCCGGAACCTGGAGGACGAGGTGGGCGTGCCGCTGGTGCTGCGCACGACGCGCCGGGTGCAGCTCACGCCGGCCGGGCAGGAGTTTCTGATCGGGGCGCGGCAGACGCTGGCGCTGGCCGGCCAGACGGTCGAGCGGGCCCGCCGGGCGGCGCGGGGCGAGGTGGGCCGCCTGACCATCGGCTTCGTGAGCGGGCTCGCGTTCGGGGGCCTGCCGGAGATCGTGCGGCGGTTCCGGGAGCTGTTCCCGAACGTCAGCGTGGATCTGCGCGAGCTGACCGCGCAGGAGCAGGAGGCGGCGCTGCGGGGCGGGCAGATCGACGTGGGCCTGATGCTGCTGCCGGTGCGCGACCCCAGCCTGGACTCGCGCCCTCTGTGGCGGCAGCCGCTGGTGGCGGCGCTGCCGGCCGAGCACGCCCTGGCCCGCAGGCGGAAGCTGAAGATCAGCGACCTGCAGGGCGAGTCCTTCGTGTTCTTCCCGCGCCAGATCCGCGCGACGTACTTCGATCAGGTGATGCGCTGGTGCGCGTCGGCGGGCTTCACGCCGCACGTGGTGCAGGAGGCGATCGAGGTGCCCACGCTGCTGTCGCTGGTCGCGGCGGGCATCGGGGTGTTCCTGCCCATCGAGTTCTTCAGCCGCCTGAGCCTGCCCGGCGTGGTGTACCGCCCCATCGAGGGCGCGCCCATCGTGGAGATCGTGGCCGTGTGGAGCCGCAGCGAGGGCCGCAGCCCGGTCGTGCGCGCCTTCCTGAGCGTGGCCGAGGACGTGCTGGGCGCGGCCGGGGGGAGCTGA
- a CDS encoding TCR/Tet family MFS transporter — MRSRPAALIFILLTALIDIVGIGIIIPVLPGLVKELAGSEVAGARTIGVLTAAYAVMQFIFAPILGVLSDRFGRRPVLLFALTGMGLDYLLLAFAPNLAWLFVGRVIAGITGASLTVANAYIADVSAPEERAKNFGLLGAMFGVGFILGPALGGFLGEYGLRVPFLAAAALTGLNVLYGLFVLPESLPASSRGKAMRRSDLNPLLPLRALGEYPILRSLALVFVLLGLAGQTIFSTWVLYTEGTLSWTPAQNGVALAFFGLLTAAVQGGLIGPFMARFGERRTIMTGLVSSTLEFLVLSVARSGALLYASLVVGALGGLANPAIQGLISKQVDETEQGRVQGAITSLNSLVAVVGPILATNVYALGVGRSFHGSAFLMGAVLSLAGTLLMLNVLRGIPGTGRGEVSGRVVG; from the coding sequence ATGCGCTCCCGCCCCGCCGCCCTGATCTTCATCCTGCTGACCGCCCTGATCGACATCGTGGGGATCGGGATCATCATCCCGGTGCTGCCGGGGCTGGTGAAGGAACTGGCGGGCTCGGAGGTCGCGGGGGCGCGCACCATCGGGGTGCTCACGGCCGCCTACGCGGTCATGCAGTTCATCTTCGCGCCGATCCTGGGGGTGCTCAGCGACCGCTTCGGGCGGCGGCCGGTGCTGCTGTTCGCCCTGACGGGCATGGGCCTGGACTACCTGCTGCTGGCCTTCGCGCCGAACCTCGCGTGGCTGTTCGTGGGTCGCGTGATCGCCGGGATCACCGGCGCGAGCCTCACGGTCGCCAACGCGTACATCGCGGACGTCTCCGCGCCGGAGGAGCGCGCGAAGAACTTCGGGCTGCTGGGCGCGATGTTCGGCGTGGGCTTCATCCTGGGCCCGGCGCTGGGCGGCTTCCTGGGCGAGTACGGCCTGCGCGTGCCGTTCCTGGCGGCGGCCGCGCTGACGGGCCTGAACGTGCTGTACGGCCTGTTCGTGCTGCCCGAGTCGCTGCCCGCGAGCAGTCGGGGCAAGGCCATGCGCCGCAGCGACCTCAACCCCCTGCTGCCGCTGCGGGCGCTGGGCGAGTACCCGATCCTGCGCTCGCTGGCGCTGGTGTTCGTGCTGCTGGGCCTGGCGGGCCAGACGATCTTCAGCACGTGGGTGCTGTACACCGAGGGCACCCTGAGCTGGACACCCGCCCAGAACGGCGTGGCCCTCGCGTTCTTCGGGCTGCTGACCGCCGCGGTGCAGGGCGGCCTGATCGGGCCGTTCATGGCCCGCTTCGGGGAGCGGCGCACCATCATGACCGGCCTCGTGTCGTCCACGCTGGAGTTCCTGGTGCTCAGCGTGGCGCGCAGCGGGGCGCTGCTGTATGCGTCACTGGTCGTGGGCGCGCTGGGCGGCCTCGCGAACCCGGCCATCCAGGGCCTGATCTCCAAGCAGGTGGACGAAACCGAACAGGGCCGCGTGCAGGGCGCGATCACCAGCCTGAACTCGCTGGTCGCGGTCGTCGGGCCGATCCTCGCCACGAACGTGTACGCGCTGGGCGTGGGCCGCAGTTTCCACGGCTCGGCATTCCTGATGGGGGCCGTGCTGTCGCTGGCCGGCACCCTGCTGATGCTGAACGTGCTGCGCGGCATTCCCGGCACCGGGCGCGGCGAGGTGTCGGGCCGCGTGGTGGGCTGA
- a CDS encoding DNA topology modulation protein FlaR, which translates to MPSPMRRVLIVGSPGSGKSTLALELARRTGLPLVHLDDLYFVRGWVPVERGLWLERLQHALEGERWIVDGNFSSTLLQRAYRADTVIFLNPPRWQCIWRAFWRERLGRYPHGGHPPKWPSRALLLDIWGFPPQAAWQLAQLRTVPGLRLVVLAGDREVRAFLASCEPGGAAPGPQRPMK; encoded by the coding sequence ATGCCCTCCCCCATGCGGCGCGTCTTGATCGTCGGCAGTCCCGGTTCGGGCAAGAGCACGCTCGCGCTGGAGCTGGCGCGGCGCACCGGGCTGCCCCTGGTGCATCTGGACGATCTGTATTTTGTGCGTGGCTGGGTGCCGGTCGAACGTGGACTGTGGCTGGAACGTCTGCAGCACGCGCTGGAGGGCGAGCGCTGGATTGTGGATGGCAACTTCTCCAGTACCCTGCTCCAGCGGGCCTACCGCGCCGACACGGTCATCTTTCTGAACCCGCCCCGCTGGCAATGCATATGGCGGGCGTTCTGGCGCGAGCGTCTGGGCCGATACCCGCACGGCGGCCACCCGCCGAAGTGGCCCTCGCGAGCGCTGCTGCTCGACATCTGGGGCTTCCCGCCGCAGGCCGCGTGGCAGCTGGCGCAGCTCCGGACGGTGCCCGGACTGCGGCTCGTGGTGCTGGCGGGCGACCGCGAGGTGAGGGCGTTCCTGGCGTCCTGCGAACCGGGCGGAGCGGCCCCGGGCCCTCAGCGGCCGATGAAGTAG